In the Heptranchias perlo isolate sHepPer1 unplaced genomic scaffold, sHepPer1.hap1 HAP1_SCAFFOLD_60, whole genome shotgun sequence genome, one interval contains:
- the LOC137316705 gene encoding zinc finger protein 271-like — MCGMRFTLSSSLIEHQLVHSDKRPLKYFDCDKSLKSRNELLKLQRTHTGERPFTCNECGKGFTQSSNLLTHQRVHTGERPFTCSVCGKGFTQSSSLIEHQRTHTGERPFTCSVCGKGFTQSSSLLIHQRVHTGERPFTCSVCGKGFTRSSHRLRHQRIHTGERPFTCSVCGKGFTHSSSLIEHQLVHTDKRLFKCSDCEKSFKTKSDLLKHQRTHTGERPFTCSVCGKGFTQSSSLLIHQRVHTGERPFTCSVCGKGFTRSSHRLRHQRIHTGQRPFTCSVCGEGFTQSSSLLTHQLVHTDKRPFKCSDCEKSFKRKKDLLTHQRTHTGERPFTCTECGKRFSQSSNLQTHQHIHNGERPFTCSVCGKGFTRSSYLIEHQHVHTDKRPFECSDCGKNFKRTRDLLRHQRIHTGERPFTCSVCGKGFTLSSSLLIHQRVHI, encoded by the exons atgtgtgggatgagattcactctctcgtccagcctcattgaacatcaacttgttcacagtgATAAGAGACCTCTTAAATATTTTGACTGTGACAAGAGTTTAAAAAGCAGAAATGAGCTGCTGAAactccaacgcactcacactggggagaggccgttcacctgcaatgagtgcgggaagggattcactcagtcatccaacctgctgacacaccagcgagttcacactggggagaggccgttcacctgctccgtgtgtgggaagggattcactcagtcatccagccttattgaac accaacgcactcacactggggagaggccgttcacctgctccgtgtgtgggaagggattcactcagtcatccagcctcctgatacaccagcgagttcacactggggagaggccgttcacctgctccgtgtgtgggaagggattcactcgatcatcccaccggttgagacaccagcgaattcacactggggagaggccgttcacctgctccgtgtgtgggaagggattcactcattcatccagccttattgaacatcagcttgttcacactgataagagacttttcaaatgttctgactgtgagaagagctttaaaacaaaaagtgatctgctgaaacaccaacgcactcacactggggagaggccgttcacctgctccgtgtgtgggaagggattcactcagtcatccagcctcctgatacaccagcgagttcacactggggagaggccgttcacctgctccgtgtgtgggaagggattcactcgatcatcccaccggttgagacaccagcgaattcacactggccagaggccgttcacctgctccgtgtgtggggagggattcactcagtcatccagccttctgacacatcaacttgttcacactgataagagaccttttaaatgttctgactgtgagaagagctttaaaagaaaaaaggatctactgacacaccaacgtactcacactggggagaggccgttcacctgcactgagtgtgggaagagattcagtcagtcatccaacctgcagaCACACCAACAtattcacaatggggagaggccgttcacctgctccgtgtgtgggaagggattcactcggtcatcctacctcattgaacatcaacatgttcacactgataagagaccctttgaatgttctgactgtgggaagaactttaaaagaacaagggatctactgagacaccaacgtattcacactggggagaggccgttcacctgctctgtgtgtgggaaaggattcactctgtcatccagcctactaatacaccagcgagttcacatctgA